GCGCCACCTGCCCCCGCACCTGCGACGCCGAACGACTGCGCCGCATCGAAGGCTGACCAGAGCGGCACGGCGGGCCGCTTGCCGTCCCGCGTACGGTGGCTTTCAGGCGGCCGACACATGTCTCGCGACAGGAGACGCGCGATGACGGGCGAACCGACCTTCTTCGAAATCGGCGTGGCCGACCCCCAGCGGGGCCGCGCCTTCTACGGATCCCTCCTCGGCTGGATCTTCGAACCCGGCACGTCCGAAGGCGGAGGCTTCGCCACCTCCACCGACGGAGTGCCGGGCGGCTGGCACGGCGGCGACACCGGAGCCTCGCAACGACCAGGGCTCCGCCTTCGGACTGCACGAACCATCGAAGTGACCCGCTCCCGTTACGAGGCCGAGGGCATCACCTGTACGTCGGCGGCGCGCACGTACGCCACCCGGTGCCCGAACTGGATCTCGTAGTACATGTCCGAGCCGCGCACCACCCGGTGCGGCGCCGTGTCGAAGGTCGGCGAGTAGAAGTACTCGCCCGGCACCTTGTTGCCCGCCGAGTACTTCTGCCCCTCGAGCACCTTGTACGGCAGGGGCGAGACCGCCTGGACGGGCACGCCTGCCGGGTAGGCATCCTTCTCCGGGTACGCGCGTCCGTACACGGGGATCTCGGTCAGCCCGGCCTTCGGCGTCACGACCTGACCGGTCGCGTTCACCGCCGTCGGCTGCGTCGCCGGGTTCTTGAACCAGGCCTTCTGGCCGAGGAACCAGATCGCGGTCCAGTCACCGTCGTGTCCGGCGACCGCGTACCGCTGGCCCGTGGAGACGCGTGAACCCAGGTCGTTCACGTTGGTCGTCGAGTCGTCGCCCTCGGGCCGCAGACCGATGTCCTTGACGAGCGGCGCGCTCTCACTTGGCTCGGTGTGGAGTCGTACGGCGCTGGAACCGTGCGCCGCGCAGAGCTTGCCGCTGGTGACGCAGCCGGTGAACTCCGGCTTGTGCTTGGCGTATTGGGGCAGCACGGTGACGAGCCCGCCGGTGGATCCCGGGTCGGCGCCCAGTGGCTTGCCGAGCAGGGTGAAGTAGTGCTGCCAGTCCCAGTACGGGCCCGGGTCCGTGTGCATCCCGGGGATGTTCGCCGTTGTCGGTCCCGGCACGGTGTCGTGCCCGAGGATGTGCTGCCGGTCCAGCGGGATGCCGTACTTCTTCGCCAGATACGTCACCAACCGCGCAGACGACTGGTACATCGCCTCCGTGTACCAGGCATCCGGCGCCGCGAGGAACCCCTCGTGCTCCAGGCCGATCGACTTGGCGTTGACGTACCAGTTGCCCGCGTGCCAGGCCACGTCCTTGGCCTTCACATGCTGGGCGATGTGCCCATCGGTGGAGCGCAGACTGTACTGCCACGACACATAGGTGGGGTCCTGCACCGTGGCGATGACGCCTTCCCAGGCGCCCTCCGTGTCATGGACGACGATGTAGTCGATGCTCTGGGACGTGGGCCGGTCGGCAAGGTCGTGGTTGCCGTAGTCGCCGTCGCCGAACTCCTCGTACGGTGCCGGAATCCACTCGCACGACACGGTCGTCGGGCACTCGGTGCCGTCCGCG
This genomic stretch from Streptomyces sp. NBC_00878 harbors:
- a CDS encoding VOC family protein, with amino-acid sequence MTGEPTFFEIGVADPQRGRAFYGSLLGWIFEPGTSEGGGFATSTDGVPGGWHGGDTGASQRPGLRLRTARTIEVTRSRYEAEGITCTSAARTYATRCPNWIS
- a CDS encoding N-acetylmuramoyl-L-alanine amidase, which produces MRRSPTDSSPSTGHRRARRAAGAIASAALLLPLLGAAPSDSDPETSSARLQNSFADAAAEYHVPRNVLLAVSYLQSRWDAHGGAPSVTGGYGPMHLTDARTAIARTVSPHHSDATEDARGDDSRTALRPDAKVPENTQLPARLKTLTKAAELTGIPAERLRTDSAANVAGGAALLAAAQKQLGEPLSDDAADWYGAVARYSGADDTATAATYADDVFDVIRRGGHRTTDAGQRVALTAQPQLRPDTSQLERAGLRKARADGTECPTTVSCEWIPAPYEEFGDGDYGNHDLADRPTSQSIDYIVVHDTEGAWEGVIATVQDPTYVSWQYSLRSTDGHIAQHVKAKDVAWHAGNWYVNAKSIGLEHEGFLAAPDAWYTEAMYQSSARLVTYLAKKYGIPLDRQHILGHDTVPGPTTANIPGMHTDPGPYWDWQHYFTLLGKPLGADPGSTGGLVTVLPQYAKHKPEFTGCVTSGKLCAAHGSSAVRLHTEPSESAPLVKDIGLRPEGDDSTTNVNDLGSRVSTGQRYAVAGHDGDWTAIWFLGQKAWFKNPATQPTAVNATGQVVTPKAGLTEIPVYGRAYPEKDAYPAGVPVQAVSPLPYKVLEGQKYSAGNKVPGEYFYSPTFDTAPHRVVRGSDMYYEIQFGHRVAYVRAADVQVMPSAS